Proteins from a single region of Pungitius pungitius chromosome 4, fPunPun2.1, whole genome shotgun sequence:
- the mthfsd gene encoding methenyltetrahydrofolate synthase domain-containing protein isoform X2: MEPVIQVEPVIIVNPGATKWDIRQKVWDYIEDNNLANFPRPVHNRIPNFKGANQACNRLVGLQEFKSSQTIKVNPDRPQQQARFVTLEAQKTLLVPTPRLRTGLFNNITPPQGATKEQLRICSSSQGVRDFSVPFDLDAKVKVDLVVVGSVAVSEKGLRIGKGEGFADLEYAMMACMGAVNESTVVVTIVHDCQVVDIPDDIMESHDLTVDYILTPTRIIKTDCQFPKPQGIFWNKLNSEKLEKIPILKKLLALEEQAGKDVTLGVAPVAAESGLQTGQPKRQTRRRPRQNIQQDDKGESKQENTGEPEKRVRQRPARVRKDSRGDGGGGYERGKGKRGDNLKEKSPEEGGGEVPSQRKLPLSVTTVYLGGIPAGLRVSELKAALREREAAPLRLTWQGAQHRAFLDYSDPQAAEQALEALQDLSLNGHSLQAELAKSQRGGKRSGQSNRRPRPSTPPKSNPVTADESDTNENAEQ; encoded by the exons ATGGAGCCTGTCATACAAGTGGAGCCCGTCATAATAGTAAATCCTG GAGCGACGAAATGGGACATTCGTCAGAAAGTTTGGGACTACATCGAAGATAATAATCTGGCCAATTTTCCCAGGCCTGTTCACAACAGAATCCCAAATTTCAAG GGTGCAAATCAAGCATGCAACAGGCTTGTAGGCCTGCAGGAGTTCAAGTCCAGCCAGACAATCAAAGTAAACCCAGACAGACCTCAGCAGCAGGCGCGCTTTGTCACTCTGGAA GCGCAGAAAACTCTATTGGTCCCCACTCCTCGTCTTCGTACCGGCCTTTTCAATAACATCACACCTCCCCAGGGGGCCACCAAAGAACAGCTACGCATATGTTCCTCCTCACAG GGTGTGAGAGACTTCAGTGTGCCTTTTGACCTGGATGCGAAGGTGAAGGTAGACCTGGTAGTGGTTGGCTCTGTGGCGGTGTCAGAGAAAG GCTTGCGGATTGGGAAAGGAGAGGGCTTCGCTGACCTGGAGTATGCCATGATGGCCTGCATGGGAGCTGTGAATGAGTCTACCGTGGTGGTTACTATTGTCCATGACTGCCAG GTGGTGGATATTCCAGATGACATAATGGAAAGCCATGACCTGACTGTGGACTACATCCTCACACCCACCAGAATTATCAAAACAGATTGCCAGTTCCCCAAACCACAAGGAATCTTCTGGAATAAG CTGAACAGTGAAAAGCTGGAGAAGATCCCCATCCTGAAGAAGTTGCTTGCTCTGGAGGAACAGGCTGGAAAGGATGTTACACTTGGGGTGGCACCCGTTGCTGCAGAATCTGGTCTGCAGACCGGTCAACCAAAAAGGCagaccaggcggaggccaagGCAGAACATACAGCAGGATGATAAGGGCGAGTCCAAGCAGGAGAACACAGGAGAGCCAGAAAAGCGAGTCAGACAACGCCCGGCTAGAGTGAGGAAGGATAGCAGAGGAGATGGTGGGGGAGGTTAtgagagaggaaagggaaaaagaggAGATAACCTGAAGGAAAAGAGCCccgaggaggggggaggtgaaGTCCCGTCTCAACGTAAGCTCCCTCTGAGTGTGACCACGGTTTACCTGGGGGGAATCCCTGCTGGGCTGCGTGTCAGTGAGCTGAAAGCTGccctgagagagagggaggctgcCCCACTGAGGCTCACCTGGCAGGGCGCTCAACACAGGGCCTTCCTGGACTACAGCGACCCCCAGGCAGCAGAGCAGGCCCTGGAGGCCCTGCAGGATCTCAGCCTGAATGGTCACAGTCTGCAGGCTGAGCTGGCCAAGAGCCAGCGTGGAGGGAAGAGGTCCGGACAGTCCAATCGGAGGCCGAGACCGTCAACGCCTCCGAAATCCAACCCGGTGACCGCAGATGAGAGTGACACCAATGAAAATGCTGAGCAGTAA
- the mthfsd gene encoding methenyltetrahydrofolate synthase domain-containing protein isoform X1 has protein sequence MEPVIQVEPVIIVNPGATKWDIRQKVWDYIEDNNLANFPRPVHNRIPNFKGAFTACTKVSELQVFTQATEVKVDPDKPLEGARLAVLQAQKTLLVPTPRLRTGLFNNITPPQGATKEQLRICSSSQGVRDFSVPFDLDAKVKVDLVVVGSVAVSEKGLRIGKGEGFADLEYAMMACMGAVNESTVVVTIVHDCQVVDIPDDIMESHDLTVDYILTPTRIIKTDCQFPKPQGIFWNKLNSEKLEKIPILKKLLALEEQAGKDVTLGVAPVAAESGLQTGQPKRQTRRRPRQNIQQDDKGESKQENTGEPEKRVRQRPARVRKDSRGDGGGGYERGKGKRGDNLKEKSPEEGGGEVPSQRKLPLSVTTVYLGGIPAGLRVSELKAALREREAAPLRLTWQGAQHRAFLDYSDPQAAEQALEALQDLSLNGHSLQAELAKSQRGGKRSGQSNRRPRPSTPPKSNPVTADESDTNENAEQ, from the exons ATGGAGCCTGTCATACAAGTGGAGCCCGTCATAATAGTAAATCCTG GAGCGACGAAATGGGACATTCGTCAGAAAGTTTGGGACTACATCGAAGATAATAATCTGGCCAATTTTCCCAGGCCTGTTCACAACAGAATCCCAAATTTCAAG GGGGCTTTCACAGCCTGTACCAAGGTGTCTGAGCTGCAGGTGTTCACCCAGGCTACTGAGGTGAAGGTGGATCCTGATAAACCCCTGGAGGGTGCCCGGCTTGCAGTGCTACAG GCGCAGAAAACTCTATTGGTCCCCACTCCTCGTCTTCGTACCGGCCTTTTCAATAACATCACACCTCCCCAGGGGGCCACCAAAGAACAGCTACGCATATGTTCCTCCTCACAG GGTGTGAGAGACTTCAGTGTGCCTTTTGACCTGGATGCGAAGGTGAAGGTAGACCTGGTAGTGGTTGGCTCTGTGGCGGTGTCAGAGAAAG GCTTGCGGATTGGGAAAGGAGAGGGCTTCGCTGACCTGGAGTATGCCATGATGGCCTGCATGGGAGCTGTGAATGAGTCTACCGTGGTGGTTACTATTGTCCATGACTGCCAG GTGGTGGATATTCCAGATGACATAATGGAAAGCCATGACCTGACTGTGGACTACATCCTCACACCCACCAGAATTATCAAAACAGATTGCCAGTTCCCCAAACCACAAGGAATCTTCTGGAATAAG CTGAACAGTGAAAAGCTGGAGAAGATCCCCATCCTGAAGAAGTTGCTTGCTCTGGAGGAACAGGCTGGAAAGGATGTTACACTTGGGGTGGCACCCGTTGCTGCAGAATCTGGTCTGCAGACCGGTCAACCAAAAAGGCagaccaggcggaggccaagGCAGAACATACAGCAGGATGATAAGGGCGAGTCCAAGCAGGAGAACACAGGAGAGCCAGAAAAGCGAGTCAGACAACGCCCGGCTAGAGTGAGGAAGGATAGCAGAGGAGATGGTGGGGGAGGTTAtgagagaggaaagggaaaaagaggAGATAACCTGAAGGAAAAGAGCCccgaggaggggggaggtgaaGTCCCGTCTCAACGTAAGCTCCCTCTGAGTGTGACCACGGTTTACCTGGGGGGAATCCCTGCTGGGCTGCGTGTCAGTGAGCTGAAAGCTGccctgagagagagggaggctgcCCCACTGAGGCTCACCTGGCAGGGCGCTCAACACAGGGCCTTCCTGGACTACAGCGACCCCCAGGCAGCAGAGCAGGCCCTGGAGGCCCTGCAGGATCTCAGCCTGAATGGTCACAGTCTGCAGGCTGAGCTGGCCAAGAGCCAGCGTGGAGGGAAGAGGTCCGGACAGTCCAATCGGAGGCCGAGACCGTCAACGCCTCCGAAATCCAACCCGGTGACCGCAGATGAGAGTGACACCAATGAAAATGCTGAGCAGTAA